The Bacteroidales bacterium genome segment GTCGCGTTTTGCATCCAGATTGCCCAGGTAAATTTTATCTTGCAAACCCAAAGCGATACGAGCCACTGCCCGTGTAATCTTACGGGTAACAAAAGTTTCACCCCGTATGGGTGACTCGTGATTGAACAAGATGCCGTTGCAGGCAAACATGTTGTAGGCTTCCCTGTAGTTGACCGTGATCCAGTAACCGAAAAGTTTGGCCACGGCATAGGGGCTCCGGGGATAAAAGGATGTTTTCTCGGTCTGCGGTGTTTCCTGTATCAGGCCATACAATTCAGAGGTGGATGCCTGGTAAAATTTGATCTTATCCGTGAGGTCCAGCAGGCGAATGGCCTCCAGTATCCTCAGTGTTCCCAGACCGTCGGAATTGGCTGTATATTCCGGTGTGTCAAAAGATACTTTTACATGGCTCTGGGCCGCCAGGTTATAGATTTCATCGGGCTGCACCTGCTGGATGATGCGGATCAGGTTGGTGCTGTCCGTCAGATCTCCGTAGTGAAGGGTGAATTGTTTATCTACCGTATGCGGATCCTGGTAAATGTGATCGATGCGGTCGGTATTGAAGAGGGAAGCCCTTCGTTTGATACCGTGAACCAGGTATCCTTTTTTAAGCAGGTATTCGGCAAGGTAAGCACCGTCCTGTCCGGTTACGCCGGTTATTAGTGCTGTTTTGCTCATATGGATTGGGTTGATTGGTTGCTTGTCTGTAAGATGTCTCGTGTTTTGTGTCCCATGTCCTGTGTTGTTGTATAAAGCGCATAGCGCGGAACTTAGGGCGCAGCGATTGGGACGTTTAAGGTGCAGGATAACACACTAAATTCAATAAATTTACTCCTCCTCCTGCTGTTTTCTTTCTTCATTTCTGTAATTTCGTTCTCCGGCTGCTTTTTCATACGCCGGATATCTCCCGGAGCTTTCAATGGCCTTAAGGACAATGTCCTTCACATTTTTATCGGCGTGTTCCACTTTTTTGTATAGCTGGTTCATCAAGTTGTCCTGATCCTTGATTTTATCCTGGAGGGTTTTGATGGTCTGGTCTTTTAACTTAAGTTCTCCCTGGTATTCCTTTTCCAGCATCTCTTTCTCATGTTTGAACTGGGAGGTCAGGCGGTCAGTAACCTCCTTCTCTTTCTGCTGAACGGCCTCATCCAGTTGTTTGGGGAATTGCTCGGCTTTTTGTCTGAGTTCCTGGAGCTCTTCCTCCCGGGCTTTAAGATCGGCTTCCCGCTCCTGTATCTCTTTTTCAAAGGCTTCCCGTTTTTCCTTAAGTTCTTTCTCCTGTTGAGCTACCTTTTCCTTGTAGGCATCTTCATCCTTTTTTCTTTGCTGATCCCTGTTGTAGATGTATTCATCCTCTTCCCGTTTTCGTTCTTTCTGGATACGTTCTTTTTCTTCCTTCATCTCCTGTTCCATCCGTTTTTTCTCTTTTTCCCATGCTTCACGTTTTTCCTTCATTTCCTGTTCCAGCTCTTGTTTCTTCTCTTTATGGGCATTGATCAATGCAGCCAGTGAATCGGCCTCAGCTTTGATGTTGTAAATATTCTGAAGCTTTTCTTCTTCAGCCTGGATGGCTTCCCGTACCCTGGATAATTTTTTTTGTTCTTCAACGAGAGATTCTTCGATTTTATCGAGCGACTGGCTCAGATTAATCTTCAGTTTGGCAATATCCTGCATGACCTTATCAGGTTTTTGAGCAGCCGCTTCTTCGACCATTTTTTCCTTTTGATTTTCCTGTTGTTCGGATTCAGGAGCATCCTGCTTCTGTTCCTCGAGTTGTTGCTTCAACCTTTGATAGGCTTCAAGAATCTCTTTTTTGGTGTTTTTACTGCTAACTTCTTCCTGCATAAGACTTTAATTTTAGTAAAAATATTAATGACGCTGGTGGCAAATTTAATGAAATGAAAGGTTCAATGGGTCACTGGAAAGGATTTTCTTGGGTGTTGGAAGATGGTCTTTTTGAAGCCGGATTCAATGATGTCATTCGGCTTCTCCTCAGGAGATTTGCCGGTGTAAATATCAGACGTCTATTCTCGTGTACGTTGTCTTGGCTTGTTCCTGATGCTTACCATTATTCAGTATCTCAGGGTGTATCATCCAGTCGCTGTCGAAGGAGAGGATGGGTCTGTTTTCCTTCTTCCGGATAATCATAACGGGAAGATAGGAGAAAATACCTGCGATC includes the following:
- the gmd gene encoding GDP-mannose 4,6-dehydratase; translation: MSKTALITGVTGQDGAYLAEYLLKKGYLVHGIKRRASLFNTDRIDHIYQDPHTVDKQFTLHYGDLTDSTNLIRIIQQVQPDEIYNLAAQSHVKVSFDTPEYTANSDGLGTLRILEAIRLLDLTDKIKFYQASTSELYGLIQETPQTEKTSFYPRSPYAVAKLFGYWITVNYREAYNMFACNGILFNHESPIRGETFVTRKITRAVARIALGLQDKIYLGNLDAKRDWGHAKDYVRAMYLMMQQEKPDDYVIATGINTTVRDFVRMAFKETGIEIDFKGEGKQEKGYIKTCDNPEYQVEEGKEVIAVDPNYFRPTEVELLIGDASKAKSELNWEPEYSLQDLLTDMVQSDLELMHRDKYLNDGGYRTMNYFE